The sequence CCGTCCATCCATCGAGTAGATATCAAGATTGCATTCGGAAGGTGTATCGAATCTGAACTCGACAGCGAAACGGTTCGTGAATGGATTGGGGCCGGCCGTAAGACCGTATTTCTCAATAATTCCCGCCTCCGGGTTCGATTGTGTATGCAAAGAGTTGTCGTACCAGAGATCCTGCGGAGCTGGGCCGCCGCTGCCTGGGCCCATGTAGAAAAGAGCGACTTCAGACCCGATTCCGCCGTACCTTATAACCGGAGGTCCTCCAAGGAAAACGGTTTCGTTGGATATTACTACAGGGCTTACAGTTGCGAGGTCAGCGATATTGGCTGCTGAGGCGTAGAAAATATTCTCGGTAGTGAAATCAACGAATGCAAGGGCGGCGTGTTTCGATTGCCTGTACACATCGATGAAGGGGTAATAACCCTTTGAAATCGCGCTTGAAATGCTCCAGGTGGCTCCATTGTCAATGGACATGGCCATTATGATATCGAAATTGGCGTCATGGTAGATGATGGAGAGATCATCACTGGTTCCGGACTGTTCCGAAGCTACGATAGGGGCGGACGAATCGCTGCCATCGGCGACTTCCGTTTCGTAATAGCTTGTCTCACCGAAGGCGACGGACATGATCTTGTTATCGGAAACCCTCCGGTAAGTCAGGTAGACCCATCCCGCAGGGCCTGGGGCTGCCGATGGCAGAA is a genomic window of Candidatus Aegiribacteria sp. containing:
- a CDS encoding T9SS type A sorting domain-containing protein; the protein is SDTLLSLEVVCHPETGELWVFGDDSDHNINLSRSTDNGDNWTTAELVATDAILPSAAPGPAGWVYLTYRRVSDNKIMSVAFGETSYYETEVADGSDSSAPIVASEQSGTSDDLSIIYHDANFDIIMAMSIDNGATWSISSAISKGYYPFIDVYRQSKHAALAFVDFTTENIFYASAANIADLATVSPVVISNETVFLGGPPVIRYGGIGSEVALFYMGPGSGGPAPQDLWYDNSLHTQSNPEAGIIEKYGLTAGPNPFTNRFAVEFRFDTPSECNLDIYSMDGRLVESVYNGITDGETLNTGEALPTGVYSVVLRTGSSITTRRVVKL